In one Flammeovirga yaeyamensis genomic region, the following are encoded:
- a CDS encoding beta-galactosidase encodes MTKKLPLLIFITFLFTGIHAQTFEKNFQKEKKALSTLIQKAKKKGIDVYKEQTTLRTAEICYRFADWDRMNIKKNTELFKKVKTYRDSADQVAIELPMREEKEILMMLEEAQLSLQKALKGEIKKQKSVAIDWANLEIKENDILYKNQPVFLADYSWKPSDKFTTDYHGQLDGLFMSTAYITDSKGDLKPKLVSEIENKLSKTAGFVFINHKNPPKWFTKQYPETSIGKRRYFDYDIDHPETKKLLDLLFKNTVPQIQGKKYSQLGYMLVNEPHWHTKKGEWDTGAVSTFTHQKFKEYLKEKHQHIDQLNAVWGSNFTSFDEVTIEVPIDEKLLGTAQWYDWCRFNQIRGNEWFKFLNDEITHYDPTAKTHIKVMPHLFTNNGRTHGIDLEYMTRLTSIIGNDAGATYSDMWNKKAEPWKARYYFDFRQLCMSYDFMKSVSPEKVMFNSECHFISTIRFRDLYLKPEYARATYWLATTFGMNAVQTWFWPRGLDGSLRKEAKGYAASITQMPSVLNEITLTFADLNANGASIAALQKQRKPIRVFQSETSAINVKLYMDDVFATYESVLFDGFPIGFATKGILEEQNHNQWDVILIRKTPNVTKEERDALQSYIDKGGKIVMDKESILTDEYGRKLSPLKGSSIVFVDDLKEFRKQALASVTIKKPFDVQEQSELSNQSCIWRYHQVNEDQAIFSIVNVGHSEKEINIKSSKKMKIKNIIEGTSSKANFVMQPLEVRYVQVSLK; translated from the coding sequence ATGACAAAAAAACTACCACTACTCATCTTTATCACCTTCTTATTTACAGGCATACACGCCCAAACATTTGAGAAAAACTTTCAGAAAGAGAAGAAAGCACTGTCAACACTCATTCAAAAAGCAAAGAAAAAAGGCATTGATGTTTACAAGGAGCAAACTACCTTAAGAACAGCCGAAATTTGTTATCGATTTGCCGATTGGGATCGAATGAACATTAAAAAAAATACAGAGTTATTTAAGAAGGTAAAAACCTACAGGGATTCTGCAGATCAGGTGGCTATTGAACTACCTATGCGAGAAGAAAAAGAGATTTTGATGATGCTCGAGGAAGCCCAATTATCCTTACAAAAAGCATTAAAAGGAGAGATTAAAAAGCAAAAGTCGGTAGCGATCGATTGGGCCAATTTAGAAATAAAAGAGAACGATATTTTATATAAAAACCAACCCGTATTCTTAGCCGATTATTCTTGGAAACCTTCGGATAAATTTACTACTGACTATCATGGGCAGTTAGATGGATTGTTTATGTCGACGGCTTACATCACTGACTCGAAGGGAGATTTGAAGCCTAAATTAGTAAGTGAAATTGAGAATAAGCTAAGTAAAACTGCAGGCTTTGTTTTTATCAATCATAAAAATCCACCAAAGTGGTTTACGAAGCAATATCCGGAGACATCAATTGGTAAAAGAAGGTATTTTGATTACGATATCGATCACCCAGAAACAAAGAAATTATTGGACTTACTTTTTAAGAATACAGTCCCACAGATTCAAGGAAAAAAGTACAGTCAGTTAGGCTATATGTTGGTGAACGAACCACATTGGCATACAAAAAAAGGAGAGTGGGATACAGGAGCAGTTTCAACGTTTACGCATCAGAAATTTAAGGAATATCTCAAGGAGAAGCATCAGCATATAGATCAATTAAATGCGGTTTGGGGAAGCAATTTCACTTCTTTTGATGAGGTGACGATTGAAGTTCCCATCGATGAGAAGTTACTAGGAACAGCACAGTGGTACGATTGGTGTCGATTTAATCAAATTAGAGGAAATGAGTGGTTTAAGTTCTTAAATGATGAAATCACACACTACGATCCAACCGCCAAAACACATATAAAAGTGATGCCTCATCTGTTTACCAATAACGGTAGAACACACGGTATCGACTTAGAATACATGACTCGTCTGACTTCAATTATAGGAAATGATGCAGGGGCGACCTATAGTGATATGTGGAACAAAAAAGCAGAACCTTGGAAAGCACGTTACTATTTTGATTTCCGACAATTATGCATGAGCTACGATTTTATGAAATCCGTTTCCCCAGAGAAAGTGATGTTCAATTCGGAGTGCCATTTTATTTCGACGATCCGATTTAGAGATTTGTACTTAAAACCGGAGTATGCTAGAGCCACCTATTGGTTGGCAACCACTTTCGGAATGAATGCCGTACAAACTTGGTTTTGGCCTAGAGGATTGGACGGATCGTTACGAAAAGAAGCAAAAGGATATGCTGCATCGATCACTCAGATGCCTTCAGTGCTTAACGAAATTACATTGACTTTTGCCGATTTAAATGCCAACGGAGCATCCATTGCTGCCCTTCAGAAACAAAGAAAACCCATCAGAGTTTTTCAGTCGGAAACTTCGGCTATTAACGTAAAATTGTATATGGACGATGTGTTTGCGACTTACGAAAGTGTATTGTTCGATGGCTTCCCCATTGGTTTTGCCACCAAAGGAATTTTAGAAGAGCAAAATCATAATCAATGGGATGTGATCCTTATTCGAAAAACTCCGAATGTAACCAAAGAAGAAAGAGATGCTTTGCAAAGTTACATCGATAAAGGCGGTAAAATTGTAATGGATAAAGAAAGTATTCTGACGGATGAATATGGTCGAAAACTCTCTCCTCTAAAAGGATCTTCGATTGTTTTTGTAGATGATTTGAAAGAGTTTAGGAAGCAAGCCTTGGCAAGTGTTACAATCAAAAAGCCATTTGATGTACAAGAACAAAGCGAATTGTCCAACCAAAGTTGTATTTGGAGATATCATCAAGTAAATGAAGACCAAGCGATCTTTTCTATTGTGAATGTGGGGCACTCTGAGAAAGAAATCAATATTAAATCTTCAAAGAAAATGAAGATTAAAAACATCATTGAAGGGACTTCATCTAAAGCTAACTTTGTGATGCAACCTTTGGAGGTGAGGTATGTACAAGTAAGCTTAAAGTAA
- a CDS encoding family 16 glycosylhydrolase encodes MNRIKQLLLIGGVTLSSMTLHAQNPFTDPNNKEGWVLNESVSDEFKGNSLDKDKWIVQGENDNYENNFKGRAPSQFVPHAVSVENNELVITTRWEPGFNFLKGKHKGYKFENITTGAIISKSKFKEGYMEIRCKAADGPLSSAFWFTGKGGELDVFEIFGKYPKDKHHEKVYHTSFHDWSRNPKDPLFGKTSWDNKVQLPFRLSEDYHVYGCEWNEDFMKIFIDGHLVRYITKEELGDKWVMNNEQKVWVDNEVFPWKVNPKKEDIPADGLKFNIDYVRIWQKKGDVA; translated from the coding sequence ATGAATAGAATAAAGCAATTATTACTTATTGGTGGGGTGACTTTATCGTCGATGACGTTGCATGCCCAAAACCCTTTTACCGATCCGAACAACAAAGAAGGATGGGTCTTGAATGAATCTGTGAGTGATGAGTTTAAAGGCAACTCACTCGACAAAGACAAGTGGATTGTTCAGGGTGAAAACGACAACTACGAGAACAACTTTAAAGGAAGAGCCCCTTCTCAATTTGTGCCACATGCGGTGAGCGTAGAAAATAACGAATTGGTAATTACGACTCGATGGGAACCCGGCTTTAACTTCCTTAAAGGGAAACATAAAGGATATAAATTTGAGAACATCACGACAGGTGCGATCATCTCGAAAAGTAAGTTCAAAGAAGGCTATATGGAGATCAGATGTAAAGCTGCTGATGGTCCGTTATCAAGTGCTTTTTGGTTTACTGGAAAAGGTGGTGAGTTAGATGTTTTTGAGATCTTTGGGAAGTACCCAAAAGACAAGCATCATGAGAAAGTCTATCATACTTCATTCCACGATTGGAGCAGAAATCCGAAAGATCCCTTATTTGGTAAAACAAGCTGGGACAATAAAGTACAATTGCCTTTCCGATTATCGGAAGATTACCATGTATATGGCTGTGAATGGAACGAAGACTTTATGAAAATCTTTATCGACGGTCATTTAGTCCGCTACATTACTAAAGAAGAATTGGGTGATAAGTGGGTAATGAACAATGAACAAAAAGTATGGGTGGACAATGAGGTCTTCCCTTGGAAAGTTAACCCTAAGAAAGAAGATATCCCTGCCGACGGTTTAAAATTCAATATCGATTATGTTCGAATTTGGCAAAAGAAAGGTGATGTAGCCTAA
- a CDS encoding PKD domain-containing protein gives MMKSFRLFLGTIALIFSHFVVAQEKPNVLIIHTDEHSFKTIGKYRELDMGSGNISNEDYYNPWAATENVPTPNLDRIGEEGAVSTKHYATSPTCTPSRASLMTGRYPFVTGAARNDRPMHGELKTFADAFKENGYSTAYVGKWHLEGKDDPETQVWGAGRNFGFDNIEWRIEKEHWTWYDEDGNPPYNWGENGKPGDGWIYATEFYTNKAIEIMEQDVDNGDPFCLMISIPDPHTPNHSAPEYQDWCRNVDFQAPYTYEQTYVTPEEDEAGIIKRPHWANDRNNNDVWHGSQRYAEFDEFYMQEYWGMLSAVDDNVGRMLDFLEEKGQLDNTIIVYSSDHGDMLFEMSRINKGLPYDGSAKLPFLIRYPKKIDAGKIVTTPHTNADVGQTLLALADLPSMDDIDGQDKSELFTRDQQMVTDEDTVLIVQDGNWWMCVATERYKLVLNNKEEPYLIDMVEDPLELDNQLSDKDAANYDEYYQIALKLEDNMKRQVVEKGELYGAGFKFLMWMTEGPEIPPLPSVPESELPLDATLFGFEGPAIVDGTAKRWTLNADYHEIVDTKAYSGDHSLKFSYNSPLAANASLHAPGGVVRLADGYYTFKAKMFVEPGSGLNRFRLNFKNPSKSLDPFDVSNVRTGEWVEVAFNFDMLPGTTSEGTFSLVIQPGDTDGGSFAEVYFDDIEIEERIPLQFTGLDPVLYGFEGSAFIDGTEKNWTLGNGAAYSREEMHTGQRSLDLSDVSNITSSVTLAAHSPVKSLYMNQGDYKLNVRVKAKENNRVNTFDIILKDNMSQSLYIIHQFDISGITEADGWVTLSKNFTFNKESDPSNGQITIRVRESDLNPSGTEEYFFIDDIELIKFESDNGGEETEVAKDVPNAEGDINLVNSHLHSFEGPTLLDLNGDGTKTRVDWISAQAFSIVEMNGAPHGKRVMRFTHDAPLSANQSTYLEKLSAPLPNDKDLEFSMKVYKEEGSTINTIRLINISTAVNFDISSIAEGEWVTLKTVFKAGTIREDLRVNLQVQTGNTGDHATLYIDDIRIIDPNDIEDGGEEEGCVSNPSAFLNSCNYGFEEQQSEWSNTSGVYTFTDEKSWGGNYSIKAVVDEVIATGNKNLSPKTSIQQPKVMPEDYVISMKVWIDENCTLDNIATVYKYDVSNAQTDLIALDELPKNQWVTVMQNQTLPAGDDIVLEWVGLRFNKYTVGTGTMYVDDFKVTPLSEYVPEEEKTVTITVKDEEDQAVDGAEISTSNFDNLMTDMLGEAELMISAVSNKVFTVMKDGYNTITSAFTVENDDVSVNVVMKEKTSDFMVEVTDLDGQIVQGATVILNESQTQLSDVRGLTVFQGFSVGTVIDYKVSLADFKEVTGQYITTEEHKTMVVQLEKMIYAPVSDFEVNRTTGELPLVVRFTDLSENDPTEWAWDFGDGNTSTEKNPFHTYETAGEYTVQLTTKNVTGESTETKEAYVIAGNPVVSDFTTDVTSGTVPLTVQFTDQSTNTPTSWAWDFGDESTSNEQNPTHIYTEVGTYTVKLMAQNADGGNEIVKEDLITVNQIPAPTAAFSVNTEEAILGDPVRFTDESTETPTSWAWDFGDGNTSEVQNPTHTYAALGEYTVTLTVQNAGGESTETKENFVTVIEEPLEAPIADFEADPTTGKGELTVQFTDLSIGEIVSWFWNFGDGNTSEEQNPKHTYTEVGQYDVSLKVSNEAGDDTKLMEDMITVESDAPTSAELDRLNIKIFPNPAQHEVNVVGPNIESVSIFNSLGQLVKTIDHQGDGVKVDVNALPKGIYIFNLQLSNGKVISNKVHVK, from the coding sequence ATGATGAAAAGTTTTAGACTTTTTCTAGGGACTATTGCCCTTATTTTTTCACATTTTGTAGTAGCACAAGAAAAGCCAAACGTACTAATTATTCATACTGACGAACATAGTTTTAAGACTATCGGGAAGTATAGAGAATTAGACATGGGTAGTGGAAACATATCCAACGAAGATTATTACAACCCATGGGCGGCTACAGAAAATGTTCCTACTCCCAATTTAGATAGAATTGGGGAGGAGGGAGCAGTAAGTACAAAGCATTATGCAACTTCTCCAACATGTACACCTTCTAGAGCATCGTTAATGACGGGGCGTTATCCTTTTGTAACGGGTGCGGCACGTAACGACCGACCTATGCATGGTGAACTAAAAACTTTTGCCGATGCCTTTAAAGAAAATGGTTACTCAACAGCTTACGTTGGGAAGTGGCACTTAGAAGGAAAAGACGATCCGGAAACGCAAGTTTGGGGTGCAGGTAGAAACTTTGGTTTCGATAACATCGAATGGAGAATTGAAAAGGAACACTGGACTTGGTACGACGAGGACGGTAACCCTCCTTACAACTGGGGTGAAAATGGTAAGCCTGGCGATGGCTGGATTTATGCCACTGAATTCTACACCAACAAAGCCATAGAAATTATGGAACAAGATGTAGACAATGGCGATCCGTTCTGTTTGATGATCTCGATTCCAGATCCTCATACACCAAACCACTCAGCTCCAGAATATCAAGATTGGTGTCGTAATGTAGACTTCCAAGCTCCTTATACCTACGAACAAACGTATGTAACACCAGAGGAAGATGAAGCAGGTATTATCAAAAGACCACATTGGGCAAACGATAGAAACAATAACGACGTATGGCATGGTTCGCAACGTTATGCAGAATTCGATGAATTCTATATGCAAGAATATTGGGGGATGCTTTCTGCAGTAGACGATAACGTTGGTAGAATGTTAGACTTCTTGGAAGAGAAAGGTCAGCTAGACAACACAATTATTGTGTACTCGTCCGATCACGGTGATATGCTTTTCGAGATGAGTAGAATCAACAAAGGTCTTCCGTACGATGGATCAGCAAAATTACCATTCTTGATCCGTTACCCTAAGAAAATCGATGCAGGTAAAATCGTCACCACTCCTCATACAAATGCGGATGTGGGACAGACTTTATTGGCATTGGCAGATTTGCCTTCGATGGACGATATCGATGGTCAAGATAAATCGGAATTATTTACTAGAGACCAACAAATGGTTACCGACGAAGATACGGTATTGATCGTACAAGACGGAAACTGGTGGATGTGTGTAGCTACAGAACGTTATAAGCTCGTATTGAACAACAAAGAAGAACCTTACCTTATCGATATGGTAGAGGATCCTCTAGAATTAGATAACCAATTGTCGGACAAAGATGCGGCAAATTATGATGAGTATTATCAAATCGCTTTAAAGTTGGAAGATAATATGAAGCGTCAGGTAGTAGAAAAAGGCGAATTGTATGGCGCCGGTTTCAAGTTCTTGATGTGGATGACAGAAGGTCCGGAAATTCCACCGCTTCCATCGGTTCCAGAATCAGAATTACCTCTTGATGCAACATTATTTGGTTTCGAAGGTCCTGCCATTGTAGACGGTACGGCCAAGCGTTGGACGTTGAATGCCGATTATCATGAGATTGTAGACACAAAAGCGTATTCGGGAGATCATAGTTTGAAATTCTCATACAACTCTCCACTTGCAGCCAATGCATCTTTACACGCTCCAGGTGGTGTGGTAAGGTTGGCCGATGGATATTACACATTCAAAGCAAAAATGTTTGTAGAGCCGGGTAGTGGTTTGAATCGTTTCCGTTTGAATTTCAAAAACCCAAGTAAGAGTTTAGATCCATTCGATGTTTCCAATGTAAGAACAGGAGAATGGGTAGAAGTAGCTTTTAATTTTGATATGCTACCAGGGACAACATCAGAAGGTACGTTCTCTTTGGTGATCCAACCGGGAGATACAGACGGCGGCTCTTTTGCCGAAGTGTACTTCGATGATATCGAAATTGAAGAAAGAATTCCACTTCAGTTTACTGGATTAGACCCTGTTTTGTACGGCTTTGAAGGAAGTGCATTTATCGATGGCACAGAGAAAAACTGGACATTAGGAAATGGTGCAGCTTATAGCAGAGAGGAGATGCATACCGGACAAAGAAGTTTAGATTTATCGGATGTTTCGAACATTACATCAAGCGTTACTTTGGCTGCTCACTCACCAGTAAAATCACTTTATATGAACCAAGGCGATTATAAATTGAATGTGAGAGTGAAAGCGAAGGAAAACAATAGAGTCAACACTTTCGATATCATTTTAAAAGACAACATGAGTCAGAGTCTGTATATCATTCATCAATTTGATATTTCAGGTATTACAGAAGCTGATGGATGGGTAACCTTATCGAAAAACTTCACTTTCAACAAAGAAAGCGACCCAAGTAATGGTCAGATCACCATTCGTGTGAGAGAATCTGATTTGAACCCATCGGGAACTGAAGAATACTTCTTTATCGATGATATCGAACTTATTAAATTCGAATCGGATAACGGCGGAGAGGAGACAGAAGTGGCTAAAGATGTTCCAAATGCAGAAGGAGACATCAACTTAGTCAATTCTCATTTACATAGTTTCGAAGGTCCAACATTATTGGATCTAAATGGAGACGGTACGAAAACTCGTGTGGATTGGATCAGTGCGCAAGCATTCTCAATTGTAGAGATGAATGGTGCACCTCATGGAAAACGTGTGATGCGTTTCACTCACGATGCCCCATTAAGTGCAAACCAAAGTACGTATTTGGAGAAATTATCGGCTCCATTGCCAAATGATAAAGACTTAGAGTTCTCAATGAAAGTCTATAAAGAAGAAGGCAGCACGATCAACACCATCCGTTTGATCAACATTTCTACAGCCGTTAACTTCGATATTTCTTCTATTGCAGAAGGCGAGTGGGTAACACTAAAAACAGTTTTCAAAGCGGGTACAATTCGTGAAGACTTGAGAGTAAACCTACAAGTACAAACCGGAAATACGGGCGATCATGCCACGCTTTATATCGACGATATTCGCATTATCGATCCAAACGATATCGAAGATGGAGGAGAAGAAGAAGGATGTGTTTCTAACCCATCAGCATTTTTGAACTCATGTAATTACGGTTTCGAAGAGCAACAAAGTGAGTGGTCGAATACTTCTGGAGTATACACTTTCACAGACGAAAAATCTTGGGGAGGAAACTACAGTATCAAAGCAGTAGTCGATGAAGTGATTGCAACAGGTAACAAAAACTTATCGCCTAAAACATCTATCCAACAGCCTAAAGTAATGCCAGAGGATTATGTGATTAGCATGAAAGTTTGGATCGACGAAAACTGTACTTTAGACAATATCGCCACGGTATATAAGTACGATGTGAGCAATGCACAAACAGATTTAATTGCTTTAGATGAGCTACCTAAGAATCAGTGGGTAACGGTTATGCAAAATCAGACTTTACCTGCAGGAGACGATATTGTTTTGGAATGGGTTGGACTTCGTTTCAATAAATACACGGTTGGTACAGGAACAATGTATGTTGATGATTTTAAAGTGACTCCATTAAGCGAATACGTTCCTGAAGAGGAGAAAACGGTCACAATCACTGTAAAAGATGAAGAAGACCAAGCGGTTGATGGAGCGGAAATATCAACTTCGAATTTCGACAACTTGATGACAGACATGTTAGGCGAAGCAGAATTAATGATCTCTGCTGTTTCTAACAAAGTATTTACTGTGATGAAAGACGGTTACAACACCATCACTTCTGCATTTACCGTAGAAAATGATGACGTATCCGTAAATGTGGTCATGAAAGAAAAAACATCTGATTTCATGGTTGAAGTAACAGATTTAGACGGACAGATTGTACAAGGTGCAACGGTAATCTTAAACGAGTCTCAGACACAACTTTCTGACGTGAGAGGTTTAACCGTATTCCAAGGATTTAGTGTGGGTACGGTGATCGATTACAAAGTGTCATTGGCAGATTTTAAAGAAGTAACTGGTCAATATATTACGACTGAGGAGCATAAAACAATGGTTGTTCAGTTGGAAAAAATGATTTATGCACCTGTATCAGATTTTGAGGTAAATAGAACAACTGGCGAATTACCGTTGGTGGTGAGGTTCACTGATTTATCAGAAAATGATCCAACAGAATGGGCTTGGGATTTTGGAGATGGCAATACATCAACAGAAAAGAATCCTTTCCATACCTATGAAACTGCTGGAGAATATACAGTACAGCTGACAACGAAAAACGTAACTGGAGAATCGACAGAAACGAAAGAAGCGTATGTAATTGCAGGTAATCCAGTAGTTTCAGACTTCACAACAGACGTTACCTCAGGTACAGTGCCTTTGACCGTTCAATTCACAGATCAGTCGACCAATACACCAACATCTTGGGCTTGGGACTTTGGCGACGAGTCGACTTCTAATGAGCAAAATCCCACACATATTTATACAGAAGTAGGAACCTATACTGTAAAACTGATGGCCCAAAATGCAGATGGAGGCAACGAAATCGTAAAAGAAGATTTGATAACGGTCAATCAGATTCCAGCTCCTACAGCAGCATTCTCAGTAAATACGGAGGAAGCGATTTTAGGAGATCCGGTTCGCTTCACAGACGAATCAACAGAAACGCCAACATCATGGGCATGGGACTTTGGCGATGGTAATACATCAGAAGTTCAAAACCCAACACATACCTATGCCGCATTGGGTGAGTATACGGTAACATTAACGGTACAAAATGCAGGTGGAGAATCTACAGAAACCAAAGAAAACTTTGTGACTGTTATTGAAGAACCACTAGAAGCTCCTATTGCCGATTTTGAAGCAGATCCAACAACAGGCAAAGGAGAATTAACCGTTCAGTTTACCGACCTGTCTATTGGTGAGATTGTTTCTTGGTTCTGGAACTTTGGTGATGGCAATACATCAGAAGAGCAAAATCCGAAGCATACGTATACCGAAGTTGGTCAGTACGATGTGAGCTTAAAAGTAAGCAACGAAGCGGGTGATGACACCAAATTAATGGAAGACATGATTACGGTAGAAAGTGATGCACCTACAAGTGCAGAATTGGATAGATTGAACATCAAGATCTTCCCTAATCCAGCACAACATGAAGTAAATGTGGTAGGACCAAACATCGAATCGGTAAGTATCTTCAATAGCCTAGGTCAATTAGTAAAAACAATTGATCATCAAGGAGATGGTGTGAAGGTTGATGTGAACGCACTTCCAAAAGGTATTTATATTTTCAACTTGCAATTAAGCAATGGGAAAGTAATATCGAATAAAGTGCATGTAAAATAA
- a CDS encoding glycoside hydrolase family 2 TIM barrel-domain containing protein, whose translation MKKKIIILPILYFLFSLVGLAQNKNLQSFNDDWYFTLSDQPEYALTTYSPKEWRKLDLPHDWSIELDFSEDLEGCTAFSPGGIGWYSKIFDTPIEDHQKCYIIFDGVYNNADFWINGMKIGNHPYGYAPIYYDLSHLLSPKGQENRFSVRVDHSRYADSRWYTGSGIYRNVEILVVDKMHIPVWGIFATTPKVEKESATVQLQIDIKNDYDKTSSAEVITEILNAKNEVVKTTSSKIELSAKAKGQIVQSLEVKNPALWDVDDPNLYKAKTIVKRGDEVLEERFTTFGFRTTVFDKDKGFFLNGKNIKIKGVCLHHDAGLVGTAVPKDVWRRRLQKLKDGGCNAIRSAHNPASDEFLDLCDEMGFLLQNEFYDEWDLPKDKRFNMHDKDVDYITRGHSEHFQVWAETDLKNVMRASRNHPSIFQWSIGNEIEWTYPGNRGATGIFKETNKDDKMDWTLWRTEIPPHTPEEVRAFWENFPEQTFTIGETAKILADWTKEMDTTRYITANCILPTSSFETGYTDVLDVVGFSYKPHKYDYFKETYPNKAMMGTENVPRYYEWKAVKERDFIPGLFLWTGVDYMGERRQHQWPLKVTNEGPLDLAGFERGSYYMFKALWRDDIPVITMYSQTAKKSIYKVDENGKVVEKKKGYWELAPRVWQDVNPHWNYEQGDETIVEVYSNCEEVELFQNGKSLGKQYLKDKEDYTYKWAVKYKKGKIVAKGKKDGKSTSTVLETAGEAYAIEITPDRSSMLANNTDVVHFVAQLVDKKGKPVKYSEDEVIFELEGEHRFLGTDCGDSRMITNFKNQSVATVNGKCLMVAQSTKKPTELKVTARTKDGKLISNQVIININQKNTIEQ comes from the coding sequence ATGAAGAAAAAGATTATCATTTTACCAATTTTATACTTTTTATTTAGCCTAGTAGGTCTTGCACAAAACAAGAACTTACAAAGCTTTAATGATGATTGGTATTTCACTTTATCAGATCAACCTGAATACGCGTTAACTACATACTCTCCCAAAGAATGGAGGAAATTAGATCTACCACATGACTGGTCGATCGAGCTGGATTTTTCTGAAGATTTGGAAGGATGTACAGCATTTTCTCCAGGAGGGATAGGTTGGTACTCTAAAATTTTTGATACGCCTATCGAAGATCATCAAAAGTGTTACATCATTTTTGATGGGGTGTACAACAATGCCGACTTCTGGATTAACGGAATGAAGATCGGAAATCACCCTTATGGATACGCACCTATCTACTACGATTTATCTCACCTTTTATCACCGAAGGGACAAGAAAATAGATTTTCTGTTCGAGTAGATCATAGCCGATATGCCGATTCTAGATGGTATACAGGTTCGGGTATTTATAGAAATGTTGAGATTTTAGTGGTCGACAAAATGCATATTCCGGTTTGGGGCATTTTTGCAACGACACCAAAAGTAGAAAAAGAAAGTGCAACGGTTCAGCTTCAAATCGATATCAAAAATGATTATGATAAGACGTCTTCTGCCGAGGTGATTACAGAGATTTTGAATGCAAAGAATGAGGTAGTCAAAACAACATCCTCTAAGATTGAATTATCAGCGAAAGCGAAAGGACAAATTGTTCAGTCTTTAGAAGTAAAAAATCCTGCACTTTGGGATGTGGATGATCCGAATTTGTACAAAGCAAAAACTATTGTAAAAAGAGGAGATGAAGTTCTAGAGGAAAGATTTACCACATTTGGTTTCAGAACCACAGTATTTGATAAAGACAAAGGCTTTTTCTTGAACGGTAAAAACATTAAAATTAAAGGTGTTTGTCTTCACCACGATGCGGGTCTTGTGGGTACAGCTGTACCAAAAGACGTGTGGAGAAGAAGGTTACAAAAATTGAAAGATGGCGGATGTAACGCAATTCGTTCGGCACATAATCCAGCATCAGACGAATTCTTAGACCTTTGCGATGAGATGGGATTCTTGTTACAAAACGAGTTTTATGATGAGTGGGATTTGCCAAAAGACAAGCGTTTCAATATGCACGATAAGGATGTAGATTATATTACGAGAGGTCACTCTGAACATTTCCAAGTTTGGGCTGAAACGGATTTGAAAAATGTGATGAGAGCGAGTAGAAATCACCCAAGTATTTTCCAATGGTCGATTGGTAATGAAATTGAGTGGACGTACCCTGGTAACCGTGGTGCAACAGGTATCTTTAAGGAAACGAACAAGGACGATAAAATGGACTGGACGTTGTGGAGAACAGAAATTCCTCCTCACACTCCTGAGGAAGTAAGAGCGTTTTGGGAGAATTTCCCTGAGCAAACTTTTACGATTGGAGAGACAGCTAAGATACTTGCCGATTGGACAAAGGAGATGGATACAACTCGTTACATAACAGCGAACTGTATTTTACCTACATCAAGTTTCGAAACGGGTTATACCGATGTATTGGATGTAGTTGGTTTTAGTTACAAGCCACACAAGTACGATTACTTTAAAGAAACGTACCCTAACAAAGCCATGATGGGTACGGAAAATGTGCCTCGTTACTACGAATGGAAAGCGGTAAAAGAAAGAGATTTTATTCCTGGTTTATTCTTGTGGACAGGTGTAGATTATATGGGCGAACGTCGTCAACATCAATGGCCACTAAAAGTAACTAACGAAGGTCCATTGGATTTGGCAGGTTTCGAAAGAGGTTCTTATTATATGTTTAAGGCACTTTGGAGAGACGATATTCCAGTGATCACTATGTATTCTCAAACAGCCAAAAAATCGATTTATAAAGTAGATGAAAATGGTAAAGTAGTAGAGAAGAAGAAAGGCTATTGGGAGTTGGCACCAAGAGTATGGCAAGATGTAAATCCTCACTGGAATTATGAACAAGGCGACGAAACAATTGTAGAAGTATATTCTAACTGTGAGGAGGTAGAGTTGTTCCAAAATGGGAAATCGTTAGGCAAGCAATACTTAAAAGATAAAGAAGATTATACGTACAAGTGGGCAGTAAAATACAAAAAAGGAAAGATTGTCGCGAAAGGTAAGAAAGACGGTAAATCTACATCCACTGTCTTAGAAACAGCTGGAGAGGCGTATGCTATCGAGATTACTCCAGACAGATCTTCGATGTTGGCCAATAATACGGATGTGGTACATTTTGTAGCTCAGTTGGTCGATAAAAAGGGAAAACCTGTAAAATATTCGGAAGATGAGGTTATCTTTGAGTTAGAAGGTGAACACCGATTCTTAGGTACTGACTGTGGCGATTCTAGAATGATTACGAACTTCAAAAATCAGTCGGTAGCTACAGTAAACGGTAAGTGTTTAATGGTAGCACAATCCACTAAAAAGCCTACGGAGTTAAAAGTAACGGCCCGAACTAAAGATGGAAAATTAATTTCCAATCAGGTAATTATCAATATCAATCAAAAGAATACGATCGAACAATAA